One genomic segment of Pedobacter endophyticus includes these proteins:
- a CDS encoding discoidin domain-containing protein: MKIYKPNVLAIVAIVLLAACKKDAADRETLAEGRVTFDLPATTEVVARSLDIKNITLLSMEMKAAMQSGTSSGDHYVTFATDTTKIVDYRAKYGSSALLLPTSTYLYYKPTVAISAGSTTSEPAVLNLSYQTALRAHSTYVLPLVIAAVDGQVQDPKTRRVVYYVFNTGDALYVDHTGYTLTATASSTSGTNVAGRAVDAATGTTYWASATTATLPQWVSINFGRDVTFSGLDYFFPTAVTPTLGGYTTSAKVETSSNGTTWTDKGTYTVDVNNAAKKQTIDLPSVTTARYLRFTILTSTPYVSGANTYSIGFVGGIVLRN, translated from the coding sequence ACCCTGGCAGAAGGCCGTGTAACCTTCGATTTACCAGCAACGACGGAAGTGGTCGCCAGATCATTGGACATCAAGAATATAACCTTATTGAGTATGGAGATGAAAGCTGCAATGCAGAGCGGTACTTCATCAGGCGATCATTATGTTACCTTCGCTACAGATACCACAAAAATTGTTGATTACAGGGCCAAATATGGAAGTAGCGCACTTTTACTTCCAACCTCAACCTATCTTTATTACAAACCAACTGTAGCGATCTCCGCCGGAAGTACGACTTCCGAACCTGCAGTGCTTAATCTCAGCTATCAAACCGCATTGAGAGCCCACAGCACTTATGTTCTTCCACTGGTAATTGCAGCGGTTGACGGACAGGTTCAAGATCCGAAAACCCGAAGGGTAGTGTATTATGTATTTAATACGGGCGATGCACTTTATGTAGACCATACCGGATATACACTAACGGCCACAGCTTCATCCACATCAGGAACAAACGTGGCCGGAAGAGCTGTAGATGCAGCAACGGGTACAACTTACTGGGCCAGCGCTACTACAGCCACATTGCCACAATGGGTAAGTATCAATTTTGGAAGGGATGTTACGTTTTCAGGACTGGATTATTTCTTTCCAACTGCAGTAACACCAACACTTGGGGGCTATACAACTTCTGCTAAAGTTGAAACGAGTTCAAACGGCACAACATGGACGGATAAAGGCACTTATACAGTGGATGTTAACAACGCCGCGAAGAAACAAACTATCGATCTACCGTCAGTAACTACCGCCAGATATCTCCGTTTCACCATTTTGACGTCAACCCCATATGTATCAGGTGCCAATACATATAGCATTGGTTTTGTGGGTGGAATAGTTTTAAGAAATTAA
- a CDS encoding TlpA disulfide reductase family protein — MKKLLISLSMLLPFFVSAQKGYTLSGKVPQLKEPAKAYLAFYKDAAWRETDSVEIKNGKFEFNGNLAEPQTAIIAIRRSGAQQSGKQNDYQSFIIENSKISIEGKDSIYNAKITGSVAEKENSEREAMIKPITDKIIHLQNFYGKKDQAGVYQKSIEDRKKAGDSISKLVVKIKSINRQFVENHLNSFAGLLAYSTHVLDSKFDPVDAESLLHRFSPELQASPLGQSAINRIEIGKRRQQGAKATDFTQNDVNGKPFTLSSLRGKYVLVDFWASWCVPCRAENPNVVKAYNALKGDKFEIVSVSLDAGKDSWLNAIKTDGMPWIHVSDLKYWKNDVAVMYGISSVPQNLLIDPNGIIIAKNLRGEDLTDQLRKFIKP, encoded by the coding sequence ATGAAAAAATTACTGATTTCACTTTCAATGCTACTCCCTTTTTTTGTGTCAGCGCAAAAAGGATACACGCTAAGCGGGAAAGTTCCTCAACTGAAAGAACCCGCTAAAGCTTACCTGGCCTTTTACAAAGACGCGGCCTGGCGGGAAACAGATTCTGTGGAGATTAAAAATGGAAAGTTCGAGTTTAACGGCAACTTAGCCGAGCCTCAAACCGCTATTATTGCGATCAGACGAAGCGGAGCACAACAGTCTGGAAAACAGAATGATTACCAAAGTTTCATCATCGAAAATTCGAAAATTAGCATCGAGGGAAAAGATTCAATCTATAACGCTAAAATTACTGGTTCAGTTGCCGAAAAAGAAAATAGCGAACGCGAAGCGATGATTAAACCCATCACCGATAAGATCATTCACCTGCAGAACTTTTATGGTAAAAAAGATCAGGCTGGTGTTTATCAAAAATCAATTGAGGATCGAAAAAAGGCTGGCGATAGCATTTCAAAACTGGTGGTCAAAATCAAAAGTATCAACAGGCAGTTTGTAGAAAATCACCTTAATTCTTTTGCTGGTTTATTGGCTTATTCAACACATGTTTTGGATAGTAAGTTCGATCCGGTAGATGCAGAATCACTTTTGCATCGGTTTTCTCCTGAATTACAGGCATCTCCTTTAGGCCAAAGCGCAATCAACAGAATTGAAATCGGCAAACGCCGCCAACAAGGTGCAAAAGCAACAGATTTTACGCAAAACGATGTTAACGGTAAACCATTTACACTTTCTTCATTACGTGGCAAATATGTATTGGTTGATTTTTGGGCAAGTTGGTGTGTACCCTGCAGGGCCGAAAATCCGAATGTAGTTAAAGCGTATAATGCATTAAAGGGCGATAAATTCGAAATCGTGAGTGTTTCGTTAGATGCCGGAAAAGACTCGTGGTTAAATGCCATCAAAACAGATGGAATGCCGTGGATTCATGTCAGCGACCTCAAGTATTGGAAAAATGATGTAGCCGTAATGTATGGTATCAGTTCTGTACCGCAGAATTTACTGATTGATCCAAATGGCATCATCATCGCTAAAAACCTAAGAGGTGAAGACTTAACTGATCAACTTCGAAAATTTATCAAACCATAA
- a CDS encoding TlpA disulfide reductase family protein, whose translation MKKLMLAVLTLLAVGSKAQDKFTITGTLPNAGTDKKLILSYINQEGKNSKDSTLLQDGKFTFNGLTAFGNRAYLELKPAQSEAGKKSRTDFKEFYLEKGNTTVTGKDSIANSSITGTKLQSENLAYHEKMDPIQAEYQKIVARYFKAKAAKDSVELKQISVDAKPVMANMEATLDHFISNNPDSYLTADLVLGNKMAVIDVVKFEPIYSKLSKRVLASFTGKKITDKYEKAKQFAIGKSIDFTLPDKDGNEFKLSSLKGKYVLVDFWASWCVPCRAENPFLLKAYGELKDKNFEIVGVSLDDKRANWLSAVKADNLPWKQVSDVKGFKTEVAVRFGITAIPQNVLIDPSGKVIAKDLRGENVNKLIAAHIK comes from the coding sequence ATGAAAAAACTTATGCTCGCTGTTTTAACACTTTTAGCTGTTGGCAGCAAAGCTCAGGATAAATTTACCATCACCGGAACGTTACCAAATGCCGGAACTGATAAAAAGCTCATCCTCAGTTATATTAATCAGGAAGGTAAAAACAGCAAAGACAGTACATTGTTGCAAGATGGAAAGTTTACCTTTAATGGTTTAACCGCCTTTGGAAACAGGGCCTATTTAGAATTAAAACCCGCTCAAAGCGAAGCAGGCAAAAAAAGCCGTACTGATTTTAAAGAATTTTACCTGGAAAAAGGAAATACAACCGTTACAGGGAAAGACAGTATTGCCAACTCATCGATAACGGGAACGAAGCTTCAAAGTGAAAACCTGGCTTACCACGAAAAAATGGACCCGATACAGGCAGAGTATCAAAAGATTGTGGCTAGATATTTCAAAGCCAAAGCTGCGAAAGATTCTGTTGAACTGAAGCAAATTTCGGTAGATGCGAAGCCTGTTATGGCTAATATGGAAGCAACACTCGATCATTTCATCTCCAATAATCCTGATTCATATTTAACCGCCGACCTGGTATTGGGAAATAAAATGGCCGTTATTGATGTGGTTAAATTTGAACCCATTTATAGCAAACTGAGCAAAAGAGTACTAGCTAGCTTTACCGGAAAAAAAATAACAGACAAATACGAAAAGGCTAAACAATTTGCTATTGGCAAAAGCATCGATTTTACACTTCCGGATAAGGATGGGAACGAATTTAAATTATCATCATTAAAAGGGAAATACGTTTTGGTCGATTTTTGGGCGAGTTGGTGTGTGCCATGCAGGGCAGAAAATCCTTTTTTGTTAAAGGCTTATGGCGAACTTAAAGATAAAAACTTTGAAATTGTCGGGGTATCGTTAGATGATAAAAGGGCAAACTGGTTAAGCGCTGTCAAAGCAGATAATTTACCCTGGAAACAGGTAAGCGATGTAAAAGGTTTCAAAACAGAGGTGGCAGTTCGTTTCGGCATAACCGCCATCCCCCAAAATGTGCTTATAGATCCTTCGGGCAAAGTAATCGCCAAAGATTTAAGAGGGGAAAATGTGAACAAACTGATAGCAGCTCACATTAAATAA
- a CDS encoding glycoside hydrolase family 2 protein, with protein MQSKNTNLISLFIFIMAISIKAVATPINPGRQSFPLNSKWQFYFAYNFEQNIQKENVDVPHTWNAAEVLKGVADYNRTAAVYENTIDVKPEWKNKRLFLYFEGVNSVANILLNHKFLGDHIGGYTGFCLEITDDVKPGENSITVQVSNAYRLDVIPLHGDFNVYGGIHRPVSLIVTGNDCISPLDYGSSGVYITQKKVSHQSAEVEVASKLSIKNTVGLSLKTTIYDQKNKIISSKVSGIENADTKEIKQSFELDKPHLWQGRSDPYLYTVEISLLKDKKVIDQVVQPLGLRYFNVDPDKGFFLNGKYFDLYGVGRHEDVSGKGSALQNSDHDRDMELIKELGATAVRLTHYPQNRHFYDLCDQNGIVVWSEIPFVGPGGYSGTGYVKNGNLEDNARTMLTELIRQNYNHPAICFWGIFNELKLDYDDPQPFIRELNALAKKEDPGRLTTLASNLGTREFSDLTDLMGWNQYFGWYDGYFDEVGAWADKVHGELPQKSIAVSEYGAGASPFKHMEVLEKPSPKGRFHPEEWQTAFHEQHWAAFKKRPFIWGKFIWVLADFGSSIRTEGDKNAINDKGLVTYDRGIKKDAFYFYKANWNPEPMLYIAEKRNIERSRSLTHVKVFSTANSAKLWVNGVFISEEKANDLHIIQWDNLKLSDGINHIEVSGGRGKLKLIDQCDWNLRSADKPKPIR; from the coding sequence ATGCAAAGTAAAAATACCAATTTAATCTCCCTTTTTATTTTTATCATGGCCATAAGCATTAAGGCTGTGGCAACCCCAATTAATCCTGGCCGACAATCTTTTCCTTTAAATAGCAAATGGCAATTTTATTTTGCATACAACTTTGAACAAAACATTCAAAAAGAAAATGTAGATGTACCCCATACCTGGAATGCAGCGGAAGTGCTCAAAGGCGTGGCCGATTATAACCGAACAGCTGCTGTATATGAAAATACTATTGATGTTAAGCCGGAATGGAAAAATAAACGGCTTTTCCTTTATTTTGAGGGCGTAAACAGCGTAGCTAATATATTATTGAACCATAAGTTTTTAGGCGACCACATTGGCGGCTATACCGGTTTTTGTTTGGAAATTACCGATGATGTTAAACCTGGCGAAAATTCGATCACCGTACAGGTGAGCAACGCCTACCGCCTTGATGTTATTCCCTTACACGGCGATTTCAATGTATATGGCGGTATTCATCGTCCCGTATCACTCATAGTAACAGGTAATGATTGCATTTCTCCATTAGATTACGGCTCTTCGGGCGTTTATATTACACAGAAAAAGGTTTCCCACCAATCGGCAGAGGTGGAGGTTGCCAGTAAGTTATCCATTAAAAATACTGTCGGGCTATCATTGAAGACCACAATCTACGACCAAAAAAATAAGATCATATCTTCGAAGGTAAGCGGCATTGAAAATGCTGATACAAAAGAAATTAAGCAATCTTTTGAGCTTGATAAGCCTCACTTATGGCAAGGCAGGTCAGATCCCTATTTATACACCGTTGAAATTTCGTTACTTAAGGATAAAAAGGTAATTGATCAGGTTGTTCAACCCCTGGGCCTCAGGTATTTTAATGTTGACCCGGATAAGGGCTTTTTCTTAAACGGTAAATACTTTGATCTTTATGGAGTTGGCCGACACGAGGATGTTTCAGGAAAGGGGTCGGCACTTCAAAATTCAGATCACGACCGAGATATGGAACTGATTAAAGAACTAGGCGCTACGGCGGTACGATTGACACACTATCCTCAAAACAGGCACTTTTACGACCTTTGCGATCAGAATGGCATTGTAGTGTGGTCAGAAATTCCCTTTGTGGGGCCCGGAGGCTATAGCGGTACGGGCTATGTAAAGAACGGCAATCTGGAAGATAATGCCCGAACGATGCTTACCGAGCTGATCCGGCAGAACTATAACCATCCCGCTATTTGTTTCTGGGGGATATTTAATGAATTGAAACTGGATTACGATGACCCGCAACCGTTTATAAGAGAACTTAATGCACTCGCTAAGAAAGAGGATCCCGGTCGTTTAACTACGTTGGCCTCCAATTTAGGGACCCGCGAATTTTCTGATCTGACAGATTTGATGGGATGGAACCAGTATTTTGGGTGGTATGACGGTTATTTCGATGAAGTGGGCGCCTGGGCAGACAAGGTACATGGAGAATTACCTCAAAAGTCGATCGCAGTAAGTGAATATGGCGCAGGTGCCAGTCCCTTTAAACACATGGAAGTGTTAGAGAAACCCTCACCAAAGGGCAGATTTCATCCGGAGGAATGGCAAACGGCATTTCACGAACAACATTGGGCAGCGTTTAAGAAAAGGCCATTCATTTGGGGCAAGTTTATTTGGGTGCTGGCAGATTTCGGCTCCTCCATTCGGACAGAGGGAGATAAGAATGCAATTAATGATAAAGGCCTGGTTACTTATGACAGGGGCATAAAAAAAGATGCATTTTACTTTTACAAAGCCAATTGGAACCCCGAGCCCATGCTTTATATTGCTGAAAAAAGGAATATCGAGCGAAGCAGGTCGCTTACGCATGTAAAAGTGTTCAGCACGGCAAACAGTGCAAAACTCTGGGTAAATGGTGTTTTTATCAGTGAAGAAAAAGCTAACGACTTGCACATCATTCAGTGGGACAACCTGAAGCTAAGCGACGGGATCAATCATATTGAGGTGTCTGGTGGACGCGGAAAATTGAAGCTGATTGATCAATGTGATTGGAACCTAAGATCGGCCGACAAGCCAAAGCCTATTCGATGA